Below is a window of Hydrogenimonas sp. SS33 DNA.
TCACGTCGATTCTGGCGACTTTGACCGGCGGGACTTTGGGATGGAAATGGACCTTCGCGTCGTAGGCGGAGGCAGAGGCTTCCACTTTGTACGGGTCGAAGTCGATGCCCCCTCCCTTTTTCAGCGTGACGGTGCCTTTCAGATAGTGCAGAATGTAGCGTTTCGCGGGGATGTTCGGATAGATCCAGACTTTGATGGGCGGAATCGGGTCGATATAGTCGATCAGCGGCTTGATGGAGTCGGTGGGGTTGGCGTTCACCTCGAAGCCGATGGTGCGCCCTTTGTGCCAGACGGAGAAGTTGCCGTCGAGATTGAGGCCCCGGTAGCTTCCCTCACCGTTCCAGATATGGCGGCGTGTGTCGTAGGCGAACTCGCCCCTGAGGGTCAGGTCGGGCCCTTCCACATGGAGGAACCTGACGTTGGCGTAGAGAACTTTCCGTTTCTCGTCGAAGTCGAGCCGGGTCGCCAGCTGCAGGCGGTCGGTTTCGACATAGAAGAGATCGTCGTAGAAGAGGGTGGCGATCTGCTCGCCGCCGATGACGGCACGGTTGATCTGCACCTTCTCGAAGAGGGCGGGAATGAAGCGCAAAGCCCCGCCGATGCGGTCCATCTCCTCGACGGCACCCCCTTCGCCATGCTTTTTCTTCCCGCTGCCGATGATAACCTTGTCGATCTCGACAATCAGTTTCTTATCGAGTTTGATGTAGAATTCGGAAATTTTGAGGCCGGGCAGGTCGAGACGGTCGATCCGGATGCCGTGTGCCAGGGAAATAAACAGGATGAGAAAAAACAGAACGATCGCCAGCACGATTTTAAGGACGGTGGAGTGGAGCACTTTCGCTGTGGTGATTATCATCGTTTCACTTGTCTATTATCTCACCCAGCCGGTCAGGTGCAGCCGTGTCCTCTATCTGCCGGCAGGCTCAAGTGGTTCGATTATAACATATCTGCACCGTGCCGGCATCGACGTCAACGGACTCGACCGCGTGCTGATGCGTTTTCTGGGATACCCCCAGCACGGTTGGATCGACATCGGCTCCACCCGGCTCACCAAAGCCGACTTTCTTTACAAAATCACCCATGCCAAGGCGGCGCTGGTTCCCGTGACGCTGATACCGGGAGAGACGCGGGCCCTCTTCTTCGACAAACTGGCCAGGCAGCTGGGGCTCGACCGCCGTCGGCTCGAAGAGGCCTACAAAAAGTACGCCCCCTATCCCGACGGCGTCATCTGGCCCGAAACCTACTACGTCCCCAAAGGGATCAGCGCCGAGCATCTGGCCTACTACCTCGTCAAGCGCTCCCTCGCCCGACACGAAGCCCTCGCCAGGAAGTTTTTCGGCCTCTACAACGAGAAGAAATGGTTTCGATACGTAACGATCGCCTCCATCATCCAGAAAGAGGCGGCGGATGAAAAGGAGATGCCGATCATCGCGTCGGTCATCTACAACCGCCTCAAGAAGGGGATGCCGTTGCAGATGGACGGCGCCCTCAACTACGGCCGCTACTCCCATGTCAAAGTGACGAAACGGCGTATCCGGGAGGATGCCACCCGCTTCAACACCTACCGATATTCCGGGCTTCCGCCCTGGCCTGTGGGTTCCGTCTCCCTCGACGCCCTCAAAGCCGCCGTCAAACCGGCCCAGACCCCCTACCTCTACTTCGTCAAAGGCAAAAACGGACGCCATATCTTTACCAGCCGTTACAGTTCCCACCTCAAAGCCATCAGAAGTGGGAAAAAATGAAACATCTTTCCGCCGTGTGACCCTCCCGCTCTCCGATTTATTATGAACTGACAGATTGTTGAGTAGTATAGAAGCTACAAAACCACATCAAAGAAGGAGAGATCCATGGCATCCAACCCCACCATCATCTGGTCAAAAATCGACGAGGCGCCGGCACTGGCGACCTATTCCCTCTATCCCGTCGTCAAGAAGTTCGTCTCGAAAGCGGGCGTCGACGTGAAACTGAGCGACATCTCCCTGGCCGGCCGTGTCCTCGCCGCCATGGGCAAGAAAGAGGATGAACTGGCCAAACTGGGCGAACTGGTTCACAAGCCCGAGGCCAACATCATCAAACTGCCCAACATCTCCGCTTCCGTTACCCAGCTCAAAGAGTGTATCGCGGAGCTGCAGGCGCACGGCTACGACATTCCCGACTATCCCGAAAATCCCCAGACCGAAGAGGAGAAGCAGATCGCGGCCAAATACGCCACCTGCCTCGGCTCCGCGGTCAACCCCGTGCTGCGGGAAGGCAACTCCGACCGCCGCTCCGCCCTGGCGGTCAAGCGCTACGCCCAGAAACATCCCCACCGTCTGAAGCCTTTCGCCGAGGATTGCAAAGCCCGTGTCGCCCATATGGACGGAGACGGCGACTTCTACGGCAATGAGCAGTCGGTCATCATCCCCAAAGCCCAGACCGTCTCCATCAAACTCAACGGCAAGACCCTCAAAGAGATCGAAGCCGAAACCGACGAGGTGCTGGATGCCACCTTCATGTCCGCCAAGAAACTCCGCGCTTTCTACGAAAAGACGATCGAAGAGGCGAAAGAGAAAGATCTCATCTGGTCTCTGCACCTGAAAGCGACGATGATGAAGATCTCCGACCCCATCATGTTCGGCCATGCCGTCGAAATCTTCTTCAAAGACCTCTTCGCGAAATACGGCGATCTCTTCAAAGAGCTGGGTTACAACCCGAACCTGGGCCTGGGTGACCTGTTCCAGCGCCTGGAGAAAGCGGGACGCAACGATGTGGTCGAAGAGTTCAAGCAGGCCATTCTCAACAAAAAACCCGACCTGGCCATGAGCGACAGCGACAACCTGATCACCAACCTCCACGCCTCCAACCTGATCATCATCGACGCCTCCATGCCGGTCGTCATCCGCGAAGGGGGCAAACAATGGGACAAAAACGGCGACGCCCGCGAAACCCTGGCGGTTATTCCCGACAGCACC
It encodes the following:
- a CDS encoding NADP-dependent isocitrate dehydrogenase, producing the protein MASNPTIIWSKIDEAPALATYSLYPVVKKFVSKAGVDVKLSDISLAGRVLAAMGKKEDELAKLGELVHKPEANIIKLPNISASVTQLKECIAELQAHGYDIPDYPENPQTEEEKQIAAKYATCLGSAVNPVLREGNSDRRSALAVKRYAQKHPHRLKPFAEDCKARVAHMDGDGDFYGNEQSVIIPKAQTVSIKLNGKTLKEIEAETDEVLDATFMSAKKLRAFYEKTIEEAKEKDLIWSLHLKATMMKISDPIMFGHAVEIFFKDLFAKYGDLFKELGYNPNLGLGDLFQRLEKAGRNDVVEEFKQAILNKKPDLAMSDSDNLITNLHASNLIIIDASMPVVIREGGKQWDKNGDARETLAVIPDSTYAYFHEAMMEDCKKNGQFDVTTMGRVSNVGLMAKKAEEYGSHPTTFEVAEDGVMEVVSETGEVLMKHEVEKGDIWRLVRAKDEAIRDWVRLAVERARIEGVPAVFWLDKNRAHDANLIKLVEKYLKEHDTTGLELPIMDVKTATYYTNERARAGLDTISVTGNVLRDHLTDMYPILELGTSAKMLSIVPLLAGGGLFETGAGGSAPKHVDQFLKEGHLRWDSLGEFLALAESLRMEYMKSEDERIGVMADTLDKANEGYLENDKAPSRKCCEPDNKASHYWLARYWAEALSTQTVDKEIADTFTPVAEALIKNEEKILEEMLASEGSPKDIGGYYDPDDIKAEEAMRPSKTFNEIIDSIA
- the mltG gene encoding endolytic transglycosylase MltG → MRKNRTIASTILRTVEWSTFAVVIIIVSLVYYLTQPVRCSRVLYLPAGSSGSIITYLHRAGIDVNGLDRVLMRFLGYPQHGWIDIGSTRLTKADFLYKITHAKAALVPVTLIPGETRALFFDKLARQLGLDRRRLEEAYKKYAPYPDGVIWPETYYVPKGISAEHLAYYLVKRSLARHEALARKFFGLYNEKKWFRYVTIASIIQKEAADEKEMPIIASVIYNRLKKGMPLQMDGALNYGRYSHVKVTKRRIREDATRFNTYRYSGLPPWPVGSVSLDALKAAVKPAQTPYLYFVKGKNGRHIFTSRYSSHLKAIRSGKK